One Arcobacter arenosus DNA window includes the following coding sequences:
- a CDS encoding branched-chain amino acid ABC transporter substrate-binding protein: protein MKQLFSLFLMLSFVNAFTLEVNILYLEQKIKKPPVLSNIIEDPEDLGLKGAQKAIIDSNKSARFLNQKYNLIEKISYDKEQLKKDFEEFINAGNSYVVLNVEDDFLKVLLNNPLSKKVLMVNASSPTTSLRQNYCLPNLLHTAPSNAMLYDGLVQFLVKRDFKDIFLISGENEKDKEILKDIKRAVKKFNAKIVKEKIWDNNSDIRRKANAEFPVFTQANDYDLIVLADHYGDFGEFMYFNTWLPRPIAGTQGLTPTAWHKVIEAWGAAQMQSRFEKFAKRWMQSKDYTNWTAVRSIIGAITKTNSADLKTNLDFIHSDKFDLAAYMGRKLSFREYNGQLRMPISLVQPRALITTSPQIGFLHPKTDLDTLGIAPFEMKCK, encoded by the coding sequence ATGAAACAACTATTTAGTTTATTTTTAATGTTAAGCTTCGTAAATGCCTTTACATTAGAAGTAAATATTTTATACCTAGAACAAAAGATAAAAAAACCTCCTGTGCTTTCAAATATAATTGAAGATCCTGAAGATTTAGGTCTAAAAGGGGCACAAAAAGCGATAATTGATTCAAATAAAAGTGCAAGATTCTTAAATCAAAAATATAATCTAATTGAAAAAATTTCATACGATAAAGAACAATTAAAAAAAGATTTTGAAGAGTTTATAAATGCAGGTAACTCTTATGTGGTATTAAATGTTGAAGATGATTTTTTAAAAGTGTTACTAAACAACCCACTTTCAAAAAAAGTTTTAATGGTAAATGCAAGTAGTCCAACTACATCTTTGCGGCAAAACTATTGTTTACCAAATTTACTTCATACAGCTCCTTCAAATGCTATGCTTTATGATGGCTTAGTACAATTTTTAGTAAAAAGAGATTTTAAAGATATCTTTTTAATTAGTGGAGAAAATGAAAAAGATAAAGAGATATTAAAAGATATAAAAAGAGCAGTTAAAAAGTTTAATGCAAAAATTGTAAAAGAAAAGATTTGGGATAATAATAGTGATATCAGAAGAAAAGCAAATGCAGAATTTCCAGTATTTACACAAGCAAATGATTATGATTTAATTGTTTTAGCTGACCATTATGGAGATTTTGGTGAGTTTATGTATTTTAATACCTGGCTTCCAAGACCAATTGCAGGAACACAAGGATTAACTCCAACTGCTTGGCATAAAGTTATTGAAGCATGGGGAGCAGCTCAAATGCAAAGTAGATTTGAAAAGTTTGCAAAAAGATGGATGCAATCAAAGGATTATACAAACTGGACAGCTGTTAGATCAATCATTGGTGCCATTACAAAAACAAATAGTGCTGATTTAAAAACAAATTTAGATTTTATTCACTCAGATAAGTTTGATTTAGCAGCTTATATGGGAAGAAAACTATCATTTAGAGAATATAATGGACAATTAAGAATGCCTATCTCATTAGTTCAGCCAAGAGCTTTAATCACAACTTCACCACAAATTGGGTTTTTACATCCTAAAACAGATTTAGATACTTTGGGTATTGCACCCTTTGAGATGAAGTGTAAATAA
- a CDS encoding DctP family TRAP transporter solute-binding subunit, whose translation MKNNLIILLIIISFSIFLFLTLNIEKNNVTNIEKKVTKPKIELKLAHNLPENSALHEASVLYAKKIAELTNNKVKINIFPKQELGNDYQMIELASQGKIDIIVTPTAKMSVSVPSMQYADLPFLFPTREDAYELLDGEVGKMILKDLDKIDLLGVAFWENGFKHFTANSKLISPKDFEGKKIRVMKSRIIMEQFKALGAQAIPIDFHSTKKALEDKVVDGQENPLVAIVNMQFHKVQSHLTISEHAYLPYVFTMSKKSLRKMPIEIQNILTTSLDEITKWEREETQRREKEFLETIKNEGVKIHYLTKEEKEVFRKKTKYIIKMYERVIGSHIISKTEEILNKKYGETEDIYFGLDVNLSVGNKDSGLSLKRGVELAIDEINSNGGLLGKRVNLLAKDNEAITTKALKNFKEFSENENVKVVIGGKKSSIISKELEDIQKSKKPYFSPWASADKIVNNGYEENYIFRVSTNNKFIINKLLNESLKEDKNPIIVVENSIWGRGALELIKQDKKEFNFLIINQGQTNFSNLISQIKQNNIKSMLMVLNTLEASNILKTLNENKIKMSISSHWGILGGDFYEKNKEYLTNIDLKFIQSFSFYKNKSKKAKEFGFRYIKKYAENSIFDILSPSSVAQAYDSTMLIAQAIKDANSFDGEKIKDALENLKEYNGLIKKYIKPFSKTDHEALEKDDFFFAKYNEEGKVIPIGKLK comes from the coding sequence ATGAAAAATAATTTAATAATACTATTAATAATTATTAGCTTCTCGATATTTTTATTTCTAACTTTAAATATAGAAAAAAATAATGTAACAAATATAGAAAAAAAAGTTACTAAACCCAAGATTGAATTAAAACTTGCCCATAATCTACCAGAGAATAGTGCCTTACATGAAGCTTCTGTTTTATATGCAAAAAAAATTGCTGAACTTACAAACAATAAAGTAAAAATCAATATCTTTCCTAAACAAGAATTAGGAAATGATTACCAAATGATAGAACTTGCAAGTCAAGGTAAAATAGATATTATAGTAACCCCAACTGCAAAAATGAGTGTATCAGTTCCCTCAATGCAATATGCAGACTTGCCATTTTTATTTCCAACAAGAGAGGATGCCTATGAACTTTTAGATGGGGAAGTGGGTAAAATGATTCTAAAAGATTTAGACAAAATTGACCTTTTAGGAGTTGCCTTTTGGGAAAATGGTTTTAAACATTTTACTGCAAACTCAAAATTAATTAGCCCAAAAGATTTTGAGGGTAAAAAAATTAGAGTTATGAAAAGTAGAATTATAATGGAACAATTTAAAGCTTTGGGGGCACAAGCAATTCCTATTGATTTTCATTCTACAAAAAAAGCCTTAGAAGATAAGGTTGTAGATGGTCAAGAGAACCCTTTAGTTGCAATTGTAAACATGCAATTTCATAAGGTTCAGTCACATTTAACAATTAGCGAACATGCTTATTTACCATACGTATTTACAATGAGTAAAAAAAGTTTGCGAAAAATGCCCATAGAGATTCAAAATATTTTAACTACTAGTTTAGATGAAATTACAAAATGGGAAAGAGAGGAAACCCAAAGAAGGGAAAAAGAGTTTCTTGAGACAATAAAAAATGAAGGTGTAAAAATACACTATTTAACAAAAGAAGAGAAAGAAGTTTTTAGAAAAAAAACTAAATATATTATAAAAATGTATGAAAGAGTAATTGGTTCACATATAATTTCAAAAACAGAAGAGATATTGAATAAAAAATATGGTGAAACAGAAGATATATATTTTGGTTTAGATGTAAATCTTTCAGTTGGAAATAAAGACTCAGGATTATCTTTAAAAAGAGGAGTAGAGTTAGCAATTGATGAGATTAATTCAAATGGTGGATTATTGGGTAAAAGGGTCAATCTTTTAGCTAAAGATAATGAAGCAATTACTACTAAGGCTTTGAAAAATTTTAAAGAGTTTTCAGAAAATGAAAATGTGAAAGTAGTAATAGGTGGCAAAAAAAGTTCAATAATTTCAAAAGAATTAGAAGATATTCAAAAAAGTAAAAAACCTTATTTTTCACCTTGGGCATCTGCTGATAAAATAGTTAATAATGGTTATGAAGAAAACTATATTTTTAGAGTTTCTACAAATAATAAATTTATTATAAATAAACTTTTAAATGAATCTTTAAAAGAGGATAAAAACCCAATAATAGTTGTTGAAAATTCTATTTGGGGAAGAGGTGCCTTGGAACTTATAAAACAAGACAAGAAAGAGTTTAACTTTCTTATTATAAACCAAGGTCAAACTAATTTTAGTAATTTGATATCTCAAATAAAACAAAATAATATAAAATCAATGTTAATGGTTTTAAATACTTTAGAAGCATCAAATATTTTAAAAACCCTAAATGAAAATAAAATAAAGATGTCAATATCTTCACATTGGGGTATTTTAGGTGGAGATTTTTATGAAAAAAATAAAGAGTATCTTACAAATATTGATTTGAAATTTATTCAATCTTTTAGTTTTTACAAAAATAAATCAAAAAAAGCAAAAGAGTTTGGATTTAGATATATAAAAAAATATGCAGAAAACTCAATTTTTGATATATTATCTCCATCCTCTGTTGCACAAGCATATGATTCTACTATGCTAATTGCACAAGCAATAAAAGATGCTAATTCCTTTGATGGAGAAAAAATAAAAGATGCCTTAGAAAATTTAAAAGAGTATAATGGCTTAATAAAAAAATATATAAAACCATTTAGTAAGACTGACCATGAAGCTTTAGAAAAAGATGACTTTTTCTTTGCAAAATATAATGAAGAAGGGAAAGTGATTCCAATAGGTAAATTAAAATGA
- a CDS encoding sensor histidine kinase produces MIKLKPIKNSIKNKIIIQFTLIISVFLLLISFSIGYLFIKNTESHAQDLLKNRALLIEEKIQERLYYLIEQTKLLAKNSLMINSLIDDDNKEEYLLPLALNFMEDKNVKYLNIIDFDGEIIFKTTENIPKYNNSIYIRNALALGQTTFYLEKNKNEFIVVSPVKYYETTQGALIATFNLDKILSKYIINSNDEYIEILDTQNDKLLYINNHDKNQKYYSYSLKNQNLSLFDELNITLNIGKLESTYLFPIQDALKKVIIMSFILILIGTLLSYLLAESITKPIIELYKKIENNEFNEKYQPLGTNDELEVLSLAFHEKVKQLNQFKNEELENQKLLLEQSKMAALGEMIGNIAHQWRQPLSVISTASSGLKMKQEYGILEEDEMFSVLDSINENTQYLSKTIDDFRNFIIGKREKRLFNLSEQIDSFLSLMIGSIKTHDIHLIRNEQTNIEINGYPNELTQCLMNIVNNSKDAFEEKGIKEKYIFIKTYTKNSSIFIEIKDNAEGIKEDIIPKIFEPYFTTKHKSRGTGLGLSMTYRLITEGMKGNIKVKNTSFKYKDNNYKGAEFTITLPIIS; encoded by the coding sequence ATGATTAAACTTAAACCGATAAAAAATAGTATAAAAAATAAAATCATAATTCAATTTACCCTTATAATATCTGTTTTTTTATTGCTAATCTCTTTTTCTATAGGATATTTATTTATCAAAAACACAGAATCCCATGCACAAGATTTATTAAAAAATAGAGCCTTATTAATTGAGGAAAAAATACAAGAAAGACTTTATTATCTTATAGAACAAACAAAACTTCTTGCAAAAAATTCACTGATGATTAATTCTTTAATCGATGATGATAATAAAGAAGAATACCTTTTACCATTAGCTTTAAATTTTATGGAAGATAAAAATGTAAAATATCTAAATATTATAGATTTTGATGGAGAGATAATATTTAAAACTACAGAAAATATTCCAAAATATAATAACTCAATATACATTAGAAATGCACTAGCCTTAGGACAAACAACATTTTATTTAGAAAAAAATAAAAATGAATTTATTGTAGTTTCACCTGTAAAATATTATGAAACAACGCAAGGAGCTTTAATAGCTACTTTTAATCTTGATAAAATTTTAAGTAAATATATAATTAACTCAAATGATGAATATATTGAGATACTAGATACGCAAAATGACAAACTTTTATATATAAATAATCATGATAAAAATCAAAAATATTACTCGTATAGTCTAAAAAATCAAAATTTATCACTTTTTGATGAATTAAATATTACTTTAAATATCGGGAAATTAGAATCAACATACTTATTTCCAATACAAGATGCTTTAAAAAAAGTGATTATTATGAGCTTTATCCTAATTTTAATAGGAACTTTACTCTCTTATTTATTAGCTGAATCAATCACTAAACCTATTATAGAACTATATAAAAAGATAGAAAATAATGAATTTAATGAAAAATATCAACCTTTAGGTACAAATGATGAGTTAGAGGTTTTATCTTTAGCTTTCCATGAAAAAGTAAAACAATTAAATCAATTTAAAAATGAAGAATTAGAGAACCAAAAACTTTTACTTGAACAGTCAAAAATGGCAGCATTGGGTGAAATGATTGGAAATATTGCCCATCAATGGAGGCAACCTTTATCTGTTATATCAACTGCTTCAAGTGGCTTGAAAATGAAACAAGAATATGGAATTTTAGAAGAAGATGAGATGTTTTCTGTTCTTGATTCTATTAACGAAAACACTCAATACCTATCAAAAACAATTGATGACTTTAGAAACTTTATTATTGGGAAAAGGGAAAAGAGACTATTTAATTTAAGTGAACAAATAGATAGTTTTTTATCTTTAATGATAGGCAGTATAAAAACACATGATATACATCTAATACGTAATGAACAAACAAATATTGAAATCAATGGATATCCAAATGAATTAACACAATGTTTAATGAATATAGTTAATAATTCAAAGGATGCTTTTGAAGAAAAAGGGATAAAGGAAAAGTATATTTTTATAAAAACATATACCAAAAACTCTTCAATATTCATAGAGATTAAAGACAATGCAGAAGGTATTAAGGAGGATATAATCCCAAAAATATTTGAGCCCTATTTTACAACAAAACATAAATCTAGGGGTACTGGATTAGGACTTAGTATGACATATAGATTAATTACAGAAGGGATGAAAGGGAATATAAAAGTAAAAAATACATCTTTTAAATATAAAGACAACAATTATAAAGGGGCAGAATTTACTATTACTCTACCCATAATAAGCTAG
- a CDS encoding DUF411 domain-containing protein: protein MKILAFCLLTVSLFASDLKLQVFQPPTSTCPKSWFTDMKKVANEVDIITVMNVKNLKRQIGIPYDIQSCNTSIMGDYVFEGNVPYQAIKDFLKEKPKNAIGLSLPAYENDKTPKTVYILFEDKSYKEYGKY from the coding sequence ATGAAAATTTTAGCTTTTTGCTTATTGACAGTTTCACTTTTTGCAAGTGACTTAAAACTCCAAGTTTTTCAACCGCCAACAAGTACTTGCCCTAAATCTTGGTTTACAGATATGAAAAAAGTTGCTAATGAGGTTGATATTATTACTGTTATGAATGTGAAAAATTTAAAAAGACAAATAGGAATTCCCTATGATATTCAATCTTGTAATACTTCAATAATGGGTGATTATGTTTTTGAGGGGAATGTTCCTTATCAAGCTATAAAAGATTTTTTAAAAGAAAAACCTAAAAATGCCATTGGATTATCACTTCCAGCTTATGAAAATGATAAAACTCCTAAAACTGTTTATATCCTTTTTGAGGATAAAAGTTACAAAGAGTATGGGAAATACTAG
- a CDS encoding ABC transporter ATP-binding protein has protein sequence MININIQNKSFNELKVLEDIEFKIQKEEFISIVGPSGCGKSTFLNLLANLETDFKGDISMPYKNISFMFQDDRLLPWLSIKDNLLLVSKSNDLNEINDILKLVALEDVLDKYPNALSGGMKRRVALARAFINQPEVIFLDEPFISLDFPTSQELKKEFLKLCNKFKPIVILVTHDISEAILFSNRILFFSNKPAKIVLEFNNPNNQSFDIKNIDQIKNNLLEKYPNILKGEL, from the coding sequence ATGATAAATATAAATATTCAAAATAAAAGTTTTAATGAATTAAAAGTTTTAGAAGATATAGAATTTAAAATTCAAAAAGAGGAATTTATATCAATTGTAGGGCCTAGTGGTTGTGGAAAAAGTACCTTTTTAAATTTATTAGCTAATCTAGAAACTGATTTTAAAGGTGATATTTCAATGCCTTATAAAAATATATCTTTTATGTTTCAAGATGATAGATTACTTCCATGGCTTAGTATTAAAGATAACCTTTTATTAGTTTCAAAATCTAATGATTTAAATGAGATAAATGATATTTTAAAATTAGTTGCTTTAGAAGATGTTTTAGATAAGTATCCCAATGCTTTATCTGGTGGTATGAAAAGAAGAGTAGCCTTAGCTAGAGCATTTATAAATCAGCCTGAGGTGATATTTCTAGATGAACCTTTTATCTCTTTAGATTTTCCTACTTCTCAAGAATTAAAAAAAGAGTTTCTAAAACTATGCAATAAGTTTAAACCAATTGTTATCTTAGTAACACATGATATTAGTGAAGCAATTTTATTTTCTAATAGAATTTTGTTTTTTTCTAATAAGCCAGCGAAAATAGTTTTAGAGTTTAATAATCCTAATAATCAAAGTTTTGATATAAAAAATATTGACCAAATAAAAAATAATCTATTGGAAAAATATCCTAATATCTTAAAAGGGGAATTATAA
- a CDS encoding ABC transporter permease has product MLQTRLLSICAFIIIWQALSIVLASQVFPSSVDIGIKLFEHLVEGELLDDLKITLIRVVITFFITMIIGVFIGIIMGISKKIDDVFDFLLVLGLNIPALVVIVICYIWFGLTDFAALLAVIINKVPIVIVNIREGTRAIETKYMDLAKVYKVPKKQVFFKVFLPQIYPYMMASARLSLSLIWKIVLVVELLGRSDGIGFKISMFFQFFDITSILAYSLAFIFIVMFIEMAILKPLENKMLEWK; this is encoded by the coding sequence TTGTTACAAACTAGATTATTATCAATTTGTGCTTTTATTATTATCTGGCAAGCTTTATCAATTGTCCTTGCATCACAAGTTTTCCCTTCATCAGTTGATATAGGTATAAAACTATTTGAACATTTAGTAGAAGGGGAACTTTTAGATGATTTAAAAATTACACTAATTAGAGTTGTAATAACATTTTTCATCACTATGATAATTGGAGTATTTATTGGAATTATAATGGGAATATCAAAAAAAATAGATGATGTTTTTGATTTTTTATTAGTTTTAGGTTTAAATATTCCTGCTTTAGTTGTAATTGTTATTTGTTATATTTGGTTTGGATTAACTGATTTTGCAGCACTTTTAGCTGTGATTATAAATAAAGTTCCAATTGTAATTGTTAATATAAGAGAGGGAACTAGAGCAATAGAAACTAAATATATGGATTTAGCAAAGGTTTATAAAGTTCCAAAAAAACAAGTGTTTTTTAAAGTATTCTTACCTCAAATCTATCCATATATGATGGCTTCTGCTAGATTGTCTTTATCATTAATTTGGAAAATAGTTTTAGTTGTTGAATTGCTTGGAAGAAGTGATGGGATAGGTTTTAAAATCTCAATGTTTTTCCAGTTTTTTGATATAACTTCTATATTAGCTTATTCTTTAGCTTTTATTTTTATTGTTATGTTTATAGAGATGGCTATTTTAAAACCCTTAGAAAATAAGATGTTAGAATGGAAATAA